A region of the Acidobacteriota bacterium genome:
ACCCGAAGCCGCCCCGGTCGCCATGCTGGTGCCGGACAGTTCGATGCGGTCGGTGCCGACCACGTTGTCCGGGAGTTCCATCGCCAGAGTCGCGCCGGGCGCGAGGGTGGAGACGATGCGGTTACCCGGAGCGACCAGATCCGGCTTGAGTATGTTGTCGCCGTACGACGGTCCGCGACTGCTGTAGGTCGCGGCGAGGTCGTCCGTACGCACCGGAGTGTTGAGGTCGTTCATCGCGCCGATCGTGATGATGTACGGATCGTTCCCGGGGGAGTTGATGGTCATGTAGCCGTCGCGTCCGCGGTTACCTGCAGAGGCGATGACGACCAGGCCGGAGGCCCAGGCTTTCTCGACGGCACGGGTCAGCGGGTCGGTGCGATAGGACTCGGCGACGTTGTGGCCGAGGGACATATTAAGGACTCGGATCCCGTAGGCCTCGCGGTTCTTGATGGCCCAGTCGATGGCACGGATGACGGAGCTTGCGTAACCGTCGCCCGCGTCGTCGAGGACGCGTAGGGAGACGAAGTCCACGCCCGGGGCGACGCCCTGGACCGCGCCGTTCTCGCCGGAGCCACCGATGATGCCGGCGATGTGGGTGCCGTGTCCGAGACCGTCCTCCACCGCGCCGTCGCCGGTGAAGTCGAGGCTGGCCAGGATGCGATCGGCCGAGACATCGGCAGACGGCGTGAGACCGGAGTCCAGTAGCGCGACGGTGATGCCCTGGCCGTTGAAGCCGAGGTGCTCGACCACACGGTCGGCACCGATGGCGTCGATGGCAACATCCATATGAGCTTTCAGCGGGCGATCAGGAGAGATGCTCTCGATACGCGGGTCGGCGGCCATCTCACGGATGGTGGCGGCGTCCAGAGCACCGGTCAGGCCGTGGGCGCCTTCCAGCTTCTGTAGCTGACCGCGACCCCGTCCGCGAAGATCGGCGATATCCCGGTCTGCCACGTCGGAGCGGTAAGTGATGATGACTCGGCGCTCGCCGTTGGATCGATCGAGATCGACGGCGAGATCACGGGCGATCTTCTCGGAAGCGTGGTCTGCCGCGAAGGCGACCGAAACGCCCAGAAGCGCGATCATCAGAATGTTCAGGGCCGAAATGGCTTTTTTCATGGTGTTTCCCCCGAGTCGTCTTTCTTGTTTCTTGTGACTCTTTCCACTCATGGCCCCCTTTATTGCAAGGGTCGGACCAGGTTGGATTGCAATCGTCTGCTGCTTCGTAAAGTGTTGGAAACAATAGAGATAGTCCATTGGTTCGTGTGGCTGAGATGGAGCGCGACCGTCGCAAGGAATCGTCTCACAATGAGACTGGGAGACGGTCTCATCGAGGTTAACTGTTGTGTCAGGGCGACTTAGATAGCCGGTGAGACAGTCCGTCTCAACAGTCTCAGGATGAGACGTTTTTCACTGAGACCGGGAAGGCTTATGATGCCGCCCCATGGCGAAACCCAAGACCCTCACCCTGATCGACGGCACGGCCCAGATCTTCCGGGCCTACTTCGCGATCCGCGGGCTGACAGGCCCCAACGGCCAGCCCACCAACGCGCTGTACGGCTTCACCACCATGCTGCGAAAGATGTTGAAGGACGGGAACCCCACAGAGGTCGCCGTGGCCTTCGACCTGCCGGG
Encoded here:
- a CDS encoding S8 family serine peptidase; translation: MKKAISALNILMIALLGVSVAFAADHASEKIARDLAVDLDRSNGERRVIITYRSDVADRDIADLRGRGRGQLQKLEGAHGLTGALDAATIREMAADPRIESISPDRPLKAHMDVAIDAIGADRVVEHLGFNGQGITVALLDSGLTPSADVSADRILASLDFTGDGAVEDGLGHGTHIAGIIGGSGENGAVQGVAPGVDFVSLRVLDDAGDGYASSVIRAIDWAIKNREAYGIRVLNMSLGHNVAESYRTDPLTRAVEKAWASGLVVIASAGNRGRDGYMTINSPGNDPYIITIGAMNDLNTPVRTDDLAATYSSRGPSYGDNILKPDLVAPGNRIVSTLAPGATLAMELPDNVVGTDRIELSGTSMATGAASGSVAVLLQLNPNLTPDQIKGILMHSAERVDTEDTFTVGAGYLDLVRAIAFTGPWPSVRFNSASPQVIRRDEGLMLVGTPALSVIRRVLNKTKGPGVKGSTGQTAVGNNTLLWSDTLLWSDTLLWSDTLLWSDTLLWSDTALWDDTLLWTDTLLWSDTLLWSDTLLWSDTLLWSDTALWDDHAFQADTALWDDTLLWSDTALWDDASINGDTLLWSDTALWDDTLLWSDTLLWSDTLLWSDTALWDDTLLWSDTLLWSDSILAHGD